ACGTAGCCCCGCTCCTCGCCGACCTCGGCTACCGCGTCCTCGTCCCATACCTGCGCGGCCACGGCAGCACCAGCTTCCTGTCGCGCCACACCCCGCGCACCGCCGAGCAGTCCGCCATCGCCCTGGACATCATCGCGTTCATGGACGCCCTGAAGATCGAGAAGGCCGTCCTGGCCGGGTTCGACTGGGGCTCGCGGACCGCCGACATCATCGCCGCACTGTGGCCCGAGCGCGTCAAGGCCCTCCTGTCCACCAGCGGGTACGCCATCACCGACCGCAAGATGCAGTTGGAGCCCGCCGCTCCGGCCGTCGAGCACAACTGGTGGTACCAGTGGTACTTCGCCACCGACCGCGGCAAGAAGACCATGGAGAACGTGGACCAGCGCATCGCACTGTGCCGCTACGTGTGGACCCTCGTCTCCCCCAACTGGAACTTCGACGACGCCACCTTCGCGCGCACCGCCGAGGCCTTCAAGAACCCCGACTACGCTGCCATCGTCCTCTACAACTACCGCTGGCGCATCGGCCTGATCGAGGGCGACCGGCGCTTCGACCGCTACGAGAAGAAGCTGGCCGCCCAGCCCTCGATCGGCATCCCCACCGTCACGCTCGATCCAGCCCTCGACCCCTTCACGGCACCGGGCGACGGCTCCACCTATCGCAACCACTTCACCGGCCCCTACCTGCACCGCACCGTCGCGAACACAGGCCACAACCTGCCGCAGGAGGCGCCCACCACCTTCGCCCAGGCCGTGGTCGACGCCGACCACCTCTGAAACCCGCGCTGTGCCGCGCGGCCGGGGAGGGCGTCACCTCTCCCCGGCCGCACGGGTGTTCAGGACTCCTCGCGCCTGGGCAGGTGCCAGTTCGGGCGCGGGAAGTGGCAGGTGTAGCCGTCCGGGTAGCGCTGGAGGTAGTCCTGGTGCTCCGGTTCGGCCTCCCAGAACGGGCCGGCCGGTACCACCTCGGTCACCACCGGTCCCGGCCACAGCCCGGACGCGTCGACGTCGGCGATGGTGTCCTGCGCGATACGGCGCTGCTCGTCGTCTCGGTAGAAGATGGCGGAGCGGTAGCTCAGGCCGATGTCGTTGCCCTGCCGGTTCGTCGTGCTCGGGTCGTGGATCTGGAAGAAGTACTCGAGGATCGCGCGGTAGTCGGTGACCGCCGGATCAAAGGTGATCTCGATCGACTCCGCGTGTTTTCCGTGGTCGCGGTATGTAGCGTTGGGCTTGTCGTCGTCGCCGCTGTAACCCACCCGGGTGCCCACCACACCGGGCAGCGCACGAATCAGCTCCTGCATGCCCCAGAAGCACCCACCCGCCAGCAGAGCCTTCTCCTCGGCGTCACTCATGGCACCTCACCTTTCTGTCCGCGTCAGTCCGCGCAGGCTCCAGGCTCGCACGTCGGCCCGGAATCTCCACATCTTTCGTCACCACCTTGACGGGTGACGCGTCGCATGGCAAATGAGGGTGCGCGGTCAGTTCCTCAGCCGGTGCGGATGCGCGGGGTACACGCCCAGGGTGCGCACTTCGGTGGAGTAGAAGCGCAGTTCGTGCAGGGCGAGGGCGACGCGCTCCTCGTCGGGGTGTCCCTCGATCTCGACGTAGAAACGGCTGGGGTTGAGCCCCGCGCCCATCTGGTAGCTCTCGATCTTGGTGAGGTTCACGCCGCTGCTGGCGAAGCCGCCCAGCGCCTTGTACAGCGCGCTGGGGATGTTGCGCACGCAGAAGAACAGGCTCGTCATCGTCGGCTCCCCCGTGTGCGGGGCCGGAGCGGCGTCCCGGGACAGGACGACGAACCGTGTGGTGTTGTCCGGGTCGTCCTCGACCTCGGGACGCAGCACATCGAGGCCGTAGAGCCGAGCCGCGGCGGGCGGGGCGAGCGCCGCGTGCCGCGGGTCGCCCAGTTCGGCCACCTCGCGGGCCGCTCCGGCCGTGTCGTCGCTGACGCGGGTGCGCCAGCCGCCCTCCCGCAACACCTTGCGGCACTGTCCCAGCGCATGCACGTGACTGCGTACGCACTCCACCTGGTCCAGGGTCGCGCCGGGCACCCCCATCAGGTCGAAGCGGATGGCGAGGAAGTACTCGGCGACGATGAACAGCCCCGTCTCCGGCAGCAGATGGTGCACGTCCGCGACGCGTCCGGCCGCGGAGTTGTCCACCGGGATCACGGCGACGTCGGCGGCGCCGAGCGTCACGGCCTCCAGGGCCTGCTCGAAGCTCGTGCAGGCCAGCTCGTCGCCCTCGGGGTAGAGGGCACGCGCGGCGGTTGCCGAGTTGGATCCGGGTTCACCCTGATATGCCGCCGTCGTCACCGTGTTCAGCCTTCCTGGGGAGGTCCTGTCATGGGGCAGCAGAAGCTCCGCCGCGTACCTCACCTGATGAAGTATCGGTGAACA
Above is a genomic segment from Streptomyces sp. R21 containing:
- a CDS encoding alpha/beta fold hydrolase is translated as MINRRTFSKAAGLGTGAAAASLSGLQANASAANASNTPGGASTPTVPTITPGTHTEFRTLKHVKAGVLDIGYAEAGPAHGPVVVLLHGWPYDIHSFVDVAPLLADLGYRVLVPYLRGHGSTSFLSRHTPRTAEQSAIALDIIAFMDALKIEKAVLAGFDWGSRTADIIAALWPERVKALLSTSGYAITDRKMQLEPAAPAVEHNWWYQWYFATDRGKKTMENVDQRIALCRYVWTLVSPNWNFDDATFARTAEAFKNPDYAAIVLYNYRWRIGLIEGDRRFDRYEKKLAAQPSIGIPTVTLDPALDPFTAPGDGSTYRNHFTGPYLHRTVANTGHNLPQEAPTTFAQAVVDADHL
- the msrA gene encoding peptide-methionine (S)-S-oxide reductase MsrA, producing MSDAEEKALLAGGCFWGMQELIRALPGVVGTRVGYSGDDDKPNATYRDHGKHAESIEITFDPAVTDYRAILEYFFQIHDPSTTNRQGNDIGLSYRSAIFYRDDEQRRIAQDTIADVDASGLWPGPVVTEVVPAGPFWEAEPEHQDYLQRYPDGYTCHFPRPNWHLPRREES
- a CDS encoding prephenate dehydratase, whose translation is MTTAAYQGEPGSNSATAARALYPEGDELACTSFEQALEAVTLGAADVAVIPVDNSAAGRVADVHHLLPETGLFIVAEYFLAIRFDLMGVPGATLDQVECVRSHVHALGQCRKVLREGGWRTRVSDDTAGAAREVAELGDPRHAALAPPAAARLYGLDVLRPEVEDDPDNTTRFVVLSRDAAPAPHTGEPTMTSLFFCVRNIPSALYKALGGFASSGVNLTKIESYQMGAGLNPSRFYVEIEGHPDEERVALALHELRFYSTEVRTLGVYPAHPHRLRN